The nucleotide window CAACTCTGTAAGCTGCCATTTCCTCTGGGAAATATTTTATAAGACCAAAAGAAGCGTTCAGTAAGTGCAAAGGGTAATCGCCGATAGGAGAATACTTCATCCATTCCGGAAGTTTTTCAAAATTTTTTCTGAATACAACTGAAACAGTAACGATAAAATTTTCTTTTGATAAATCTTCTAAAGTGTATGTTTTTTCCTCATTTGGATTATCATAAGAAAATCTCTCTTCTCTTGTTGTGATTTCCTTGATTTTATGAAAAGTAAGACTGTATTCCGGATTTTTTTCTAGAAAGTCAATCTGTTTTTGAAGTTTTAAAGCATCAATCCAGTAATCGTCACCTTCACAAATTGCAATATATTTTCCGGAACAGTTTTCATAAGTCATATTTTGATTATCTACTGCTCCTATATTATTAGGATGAAGTAAAAGCTTAAATTTCCCTGGATATAATTTTTGATAATTTAGCAGTATTTCTCTGGAATTATCTTTTGAGCAATCTTCTCCAACTACAATATCATAGTTGAAATTTGTTTTTTGCTCTAATAAACTATCAAGGCAATCTTTTAAGTATTGTCCATGGTTATATACCATTACAAAAATGCTAACGGTAGTTTTTTTAAGTTGAGATAGCTGTAATGACATCTTAACATTGCCTGGATTCTCTTCAGTAACTACAAAATTATTTCTTTTATAAGATTCTACAGCTGCAATATTTTCAGGCTTTACATATAAGTATATTTCAGAAAACTTCAATACTTCTTTAGCATAATAAAGTATCTGGTATGTTGCTAATTGAGAGATTCCTTTCCCCCAAAAGTCTTTATTGCCGATGAAAATATGAAACTCTGCAGTATTATTTTCAATATTATTAAGGTGAACATTTCCGATATATTCGCTGTCAC belongs to Chryseobacterium gleum and includes:
- a CDS encoding GNAT family N-acetyltransferase — its product is MYNVLIRPLQKEDALISYQWRNDPEVWKFTGSRPDIEITKEIEFEWIVKVLQDEKSKRFAILCDSEYIGNVHLNNIENNTAEFHIFIGNKDFWGKGISQLATYQILYYAKEVLKFSEIYLYVKPENIAAVESYKRNNFVVTEENPGNVKMSLQLSQLKKTTVSIFVMVYNHGQYLKDCLDSLLEQKTNFNYDIVVGEDCSKDNSREILLNYQKLYPGKFKLLLHPNNIGAVDNQNMTYENCSGKYIAICEGDDYWIDALKLQKQIDFLEKNPEYSLTFHKIKEITTREERFSYDNPNEEKTYTLEDLSKENFIVTVSVVFRKNFEKLPEWMKYSPIGDYPLHLLNASFGLIKYFPEEMAAYRVGSGIWSTQNTVDQIVNTMFSLKFLLQHFKNNKDVFDNLKTQYITCQQALLRPFEEKRALEIKIKDYNYLEKNISLNYLLKMLQTKFLKKLRLKN